A window from Cellulomonas sp. C5510 encodes these proteins:
- a CDS encoding aspartate/glutamate racemase family protein, giving the protein MTAGSGSVAPGSAGTVGLLHTVPALAQRFDSDVDAAAPLLRRLHVVDGWLLATAVAAGVTPQVEAAVAAHVQHLVAAGASAVLVTCSSVGEAAEAAAATVAVPVLRVDAPMAREAVTLASAPGARGRVAVLATLASTLGPTGRLVERAASDAGAGVEVAARVVDGAAAARDSGDGGRADRLVAEAVSDAARDADVVVLAQASMAGAAELARPAVPVLTSPAGGVAALVRALATTTGREPGER; this is encoded by the coding sequence GTGACCGCCGGGTCGGGGTCCGTCGCACCCGGGTCTGCCGGCACCGTCGGCCTGCTGCACACCGTCCCGGCCCTGGCGCAGCGGTTCGACTCCGACGTGGACGCCGCCGCGCCGCTGCTGCGCCGGCTGCACGTGGTGGACGGCTGGCTGCTCGCCACCGCGGTGGCCGCGGGTGTGACGCCGCAGGTCGAGGCCGCGGTCGCCGCGCACGTGCAGCACCTGGTGGCCGCCGGGGCGTCGGCGGTGCTCGTCACGTGCTCGTCGGTCGGCGAGGCCGCGGAGGCGGCGGCCGCGACGGTGGCCGTCCCGGTGCTGCGCGTCGACGCGCCGATGGCACGGGAGGCGGTGACGCTCGCGTCCGCCCCGGGCGCGCGCGGGAGGGTGGCGGTGCTGGCGACCCTGGCGTCGACCCTGGGACCGACCGGGCGGCTCGTGGAGCGCGCCGCGTCGGACGCGGGAGCGGGCGTCGAGGTCGCGGCCCGCGTGGTCGACGGGGCCGCCGCCGCGCGGGACTCCGGGGACGGCGGGCGGGCGGACCGGCTGGTCGCGGAGGCGGTGTCCGACGCCGCGCGCGACGCCGACGTGGTGGTGCTGGCGCAGGCGTCGATGGCCGGGGCCGCCGAGCTGGCGCGGCCCGCGGTCCCGGTGCTGACCTCGCCCGCCGGCGGGGTGGCGGCGCTCGTCCGGGCGCTCGCGACGACGACCGGGCGCGAGCCCGGGGAACGGTGA
- a CDS encoding ROK family protein produces the protein MTTDRPLAPARTAQVARDAAPDPAPVPAPLAPAGAGPVLALDIGGTKLAVAVVTADGAVHGLRIRPTRREEGPQAVIRRLFDMGHEAVAEAGLGPVGAVGIACGGPLDAPAGLLQSPPHLPGWDDIPIGPLASQEFGAPFALENDATAAAVAEHRYGAGRGLRSLVYLTVSTGIGGGVILEGRLHRGAAGNGGELGHITVRRGGRACSCGRAGCIEAYASGTSIAQRAREALAADPASSLAGLPAVTAADVSAAAAAGDPLARSLWDETTDLLGCAVADLVNVLEPELVVLGGGVTRSGAMLLDPVRDLVAREAMPPAARAATVTLAALGDVVCVVGAGAIALDVLPPAAPDAPVDATAPAVGAEPPAPPPPAPPPPAGTAPAGPPPHTAPEAARV, from the coding sequence ATGACGACGGATCGACCGCTCGCGCCTGCCCGCACGGCGCAGGTCGCCCGCGACGCGGCACCGGACCCCGCGCCGGTGCCCGCCCCGCTGGCCCCGGCCGGCGCCGGTCCCGTGCTGGCGCTCGACATCGGCGGCACCAAGCTCGCGGTCGCGGTCGTCACCGCCGACGGCGCCGTGCACGGCCTGCGCATCCGGCCGACGCGGCGCGAGGAGGGCCCGCAGGCCGTCATCCGCCGGCTGTTCGACATGGGTCACGAGGCCGTCGCCGAGGCCGGTCTCGGTCCGGTCGGCGCGGTCGGGATCGCGTGCGGCGGGCCGCTCGACGCCCCCGCCGGCCTGCTGCAGTCCCCGCCGCACCTGCCGGGCTGGGACGACATCCCGATCGGCCCGCTGGCGTCGCAGGAGTTCGGCGCCCCGTTCGCGCTGGAGAACGACGCGACGGCCGCCGCCGTCGCCGAGCACCGCTACGGCGCCGGCCGGGGCCTGCGGTCGCTGGTCTACCTCACGGTCTCCACCGGCATCGGCGGCGGCGTGATCCTCGAGGGCCGGCTGCACCGCGGCGCCGCGGGCAACGGCGGCGAGCTCGGCCACATCACCGTGCGCCGCGGCGGGCGCGCGTGCTCCTGCGGTCGCGCCGGCTGCATCGAGGCCTACGCCTCCGGCACGTCGATCGCGCAGCGCGCCCGGGAGGCCCTGGCCGCGGACCCGGCCTCGTCGCTCGCGGGGCTGCCCGCGGTCACCGCCGCGGACGTCAGCGCGGCCGCCGCCGCGGGGGACCCGCTCGCCCGGAGCCTGTGGGACGAGACGACCGACCTGCTCGGCTGCGCCGTCGCCGACCTGGTGAACGTGCTGGAGCCGGAGCTCGTCGTCCTCGGCGGCGGGGTCACCCGCTCCGGCGCGATGCTGCTGGACCCCGTGCGGGACCTGGTCGCCCGCGAGGCCATGCCGCCGGCCGCGCGCGCCGCCACCGTGACGCTCGCGGCGCTCGGCGACGTGGTGTGCGTGGTGGGCGCCGGGGCGATCGCCCTCGACGTGCTGCCGCCCGCAGCGCCGGACGCCCCCGTCGACGCCACCGCGCCCGCCGTGGGCGCGGAGCCGCCCGCCCCGCCCCCCCCCGCCCCCCCCCCCCCCGCCGGGACCGCCCCCGCGGGACCCCCGCCCCACACCGCCCCGGAGGCCGCCCGTGTCTGA
- a CDS encoding MBL fold metallo-hydrolase produces MSPVTEVAPGVFRIADTCQVYVVRAEQPAPDGTRTAVAVDFGSGAALDHLAEMGVDRITDVLMTHHHRDQGQGLPRAVEAGIAVHVPPVERDLFEHVDEMWRTRPVVNDYNLRQDRFSLLEPVPVSDVVPEYRVREYGGVAVQVVPTPGHTTGSVTYVVERAGRRIAFTGDLVYAPGKVWSLAATQWSYTENEGPAMTVLSCYLLMDERLDLLLPSHGAPMDDPQHALGLLATRMRGYVDSRRPQPWDLRTRLTEPFQRITEHFLLNVSSNACSYVLVSRDGAALLMDYGYDMTTGLPTGTDRASRRPWLASLPALRRDHGVTGVEVVLPTHYHDDHVAGMNLLREVEGTQIWAPANVAPVLEEPLRHDLPCQWYDPIPVDRVLPLGETFRWHEYEITVHELPGHTLYAAAFEVEVDGVRVLVTGDQQDGLGIPGHRREILNYQYRNLFRITDYRDSAALYRRIAPGVMVSGHWEPRWVDEAYLDMLAQEGDELVQIHHDLLPLDEYDLGADGRLAHIAPYVSRARTGEPARFTVTVRNPTREDCTATVRPVLPVGWRAHPDEAVVALPPSGQAELDLEVVPTGPGARRRRLAVDVSIGDLRLGQHAEALVDVAGD; encoded by the coding sequence ATGTCCCCCGTTACCGAGGTCGCTCCCGGGGTGTTCCGCATCGCGGACACGTGCCAGGTCTACGTCGTGCGCGCCGAGCAGCCCGCCCCGGACGGCACCCGCACCGCGGTGGCCGTGGACTTCGGGTCCGGTGCCGCGCTCGACCACCTGGCCGAGATGGGCGTCGACCGCATCACCGACGTGCTCATGACCCACCACCACCGGGACCAGGGCCAGGGGCTGCCGCGCGCCGTCGAGGCCGGCATCGCCGTGCACGTCCCGCCCGTGGAGCGCGACCTGTTCGAGCACGTCGACGAGATGTGGCGCACCCGGCCCGTCGTCAACGACTACAACCTGCGCCAGGACCGGTTCTCGCTGCTGGAGCCGGTGCCCGTCAGCGACGTCGTCCCCGAGTACCGGGTGCGCGAGTACGGCGGCGTGGCCGTCCAGGTGGTGCCGACACCCGGGCACACCACCGGGTCGGTGACGTACGTCGTCGAGCGTGCGGGTCGGCGCATCGCGTTCACGGGGGACCTCGTCTACGCGCCCGGCAAGGTCTGGTCGCTCGCCGCCACCCAGTGGTCGTACACGGAGAACGAAGGACCGGCGATGACCGTCCTGTCCTGCTACCTGCTCATGGACGAGCGGCTCGACCTGCTGCTGCCGTCGCACGGCGCGCCCATGGACGACCCGCAGCACGCGCTCGGGCTGCTCGCCACGCGCATGCGCGGCTACGTCGACTCCCGCCGCCCGCAGCCGTGGGACCTGCGCACCCGCCTGACCGAGCCGTTCCAGCGCATCACCGAGCACTTCCTGCTCAACGTGTCGTCCAACGCCTGCTCGTACGTGCTGGTGTCCCGGGACGGCGCCGCGCTGCTCATGGACTACGGCTACGACATGACGACGGGGCTGCCGACGGGCACCGACCGCGCGTCCCGACGGCCCTGGCTCGCGTCACTGCCCGCGCTGCGACGGGACCACGGCGTCACGGGCGTCGAGGTGGTGCTGCCCACGCACTACCACGACGACCACGTCGCCGGCATGAACCTGCTGCGCGAGGTCGAGGGCACGCAGATCTGGGCGCCCGCGAACGTCGCGCCGGTGCTGGAGGAGCCGCTCCGGCACGACCTGCCGTGCCAGTGGTACGACCCGATCCCCGTGGACCGCGTGCTGCCGCTGGGGGAGACGTTCCGGTGGCACGAGTACGAGATCACGGTGCACGAGCTCCCCGGCCACACGCTGTACGCCGCGGCGTTCGAGGTCGAGGTCGACGGCGTGCGGGTGCTCGTCACCGGCGACCAGCAGGACGGCCTCGGCATCCCCGGCCACCGGCGCGAGATCCTCAACTACCAGTACCGGAACCTGTTCCGGATCACCGACTACCGGGACTCCGCGGCGCTGTACCGGCGGATCGCCCCGGGCGTCATGGTCTCCGGGCACTGGGAGCCGCGCTGGGTCGACGAGGCGTACCTCGACATGCTCGCGCAGGAGGGCGACGAGCTCGTGCAGATCCACCACGACCTGCTGCCGCTCGACGAGTACGACCTCGGCGCCGACGGCCGGCTCGCGCACATCGCGCCGTACGTGTCGCGGGCCCGGACCGGCGAGCCGGCGCGGTTCACCGTGACGGTCCGCAACCCGACCCGCGAGGACTGCACAGCGACCGTGCGTCCGGTGCTGCCGGTAGGCTGGCGCGCGCACCCCGACGAGGCCGTCGTCGCTCTCCCGCCCTCCGGGCAGGCCGAGCTGGACCTCGAGGTGGTGCCCACGGGCCCCGGGGCGAGGCGCCGGCGGCTCGCCGTCGACGTCAGCATCGGGGACCTCCGGCTGGGTCAGCACGCCGAAGCGCTCGTGGACGTGGCGGGGGACTGA
- a CDS encoding alpha-amylase family glycosyl hydrolase, with protein sequence MDDHGVHLLAYTERLGGPTPDLAGVRALLADGPLAAFSGVHLLPFFVPFDGDDAGFDPVDHGTVDPRLGTWDDVRALAAAGVHVTADLIVNHVSADSAEFRDWLARGPQSPSDGMFLTFDTVFPDGADEAAITAFYRPRLGLPFTPYQRADGTRRLVWTTFMPTQVDLDVHHPAARDYLRRILRTLREGGVSTVRLDAVGYAVKTPGTDSFMTEHTLAFVEEITALAHAEGLQVLVEVHAHHTQQAAIAPLVDLVYDFALPPLLLHALATGATDRLAHWLEIRPANAVTVLDTHDGIGVIDAGPSGDRPGILSTEEMAGVFAEAERRTGGESAQASARVAWAALPHQVNSTFWSVLGADATAYLLARCVQLFVPGRPQIYYVGLLAGANDMPRYAATGQGREVNRHVYTPGELEAALAGEVTRAQLGLVSLRTGHPAFAGTFAARAAGDGRLELAWRDDAGASAVLTVDVTPGRQGFLVEVAGGPEGERRYASVADLAELAG encoded by the coding sequence GTGGACGACCACGGCGTGCACCTGCTGGCGTACACCGAGCGGCTCGGCGGGCCGACGCCCGACCTGGCCGGCGTGCGGGCGCTGCTCGCGGACGGCCCCCTGGCGGCGTTCAGCGGCGTGCACCTGCTGCCGTTCTTCGTGCCGTTCGACGGCGACGACGCCGGGTTCGACCCGGTCGACCACGGGACCGTCGACCCGCGCCTCGGCACCTGGGACGACGTGCGGGCGCTCGCCGCCGCGGGCGTGCACGTGACCGCGGACCTCATCGTCAACCACGTCTCCGCCGACTCGGCGGAGTTCCGCGACTGGCTGGCGCGCGGCCCGCAGTCCCCGTCGGACGGCATGTTCCTCACGTTCGACACCGTGTTCCCCGACGGCGCGGACGAGGCGGCGATCACGGCGTTCTACCGGCCCCGGCTCGGGCTGCCGTTCACGCCCTACCAGCGGGCCGACGGCACGCGGCGGCTGGTGTGGACGACCTTCATGCCGACGCAGGTGGACCTCGACGTCCACCACCCGGCGGCGCGCGACTACCTGCGGCGCATCCTGCGGACCCTGCGCGAGGGGGGCGTGTCGACGGTGCGGCTCGACGCCGTGGGGTACGCCGTCAAGACGCCGGGCACGGACTCGTTCATGACCGAGCACACCCTGGCGTTCGTCGAGGAGATCACCGCCCTGGCGCACGCGGAGGGCCTGCAGGTGCTCGTGGAGGTGCACGCCCACCACACGCAGCAGGCGGCGATCGCTCCGCTGGTGGACCTGGTCTACGACTTCGCCCTGCCCCCGCTGCTGCTGCACGCGCTCGCGACGGGCGCCACGGACCGCCTCGCGCACTGGCTGGAGATCCGCCCGGCGAACGCCGTCACGGTGCTGGACACGCACGACGGCATCGGCGTCATCGACGCCGGACCGTCGGGCGACCGCCCGGGCATCCTCAGCACGGAGGAGATGGCCGGCGTGTTCGCGGAGGCGGAGCGCCGCACCGGCGGCGAGTCGGCGCAGGCGTCGGCGCGGGTCGCGTGGGCGGCGCTGCCGCACCAGGTCAACTCGACGTTCTGGTCGGTGCTCGGCGCGGACGCGACCGCGTACCTGCTGGCCCGGTGCGTGCAGCTGTTCGTGCCCGGGCGGCCGCAGATCTACTACGTGGGGCTGCTGGCCGGCGCCAACGACATGCCGCGGTACGCCGCGACCGGTCAGGGCCGCGAGGTGAACCGCCACGTCTACACGCCGGGCGAGCTCGAGGCGGCGCTCGCCGGTGAGGTCACGCGCGCCCAGCTCGGTCTGGTGTCGCTCCGGACGGGGCACCCGGCGTTCGCCGGCACGTTCGCGGCGCGGGCGGCGGGCGACGGGCGGCTCGAGCTGGCGTGGCGGGACGACGCCGGGGCCTCGGCGGTGCTCACGGTCGACGTCACGCCGGGACGGCAGGGGTTCCTGGTCGAGGTCGCGGGCGGGCCGGAGGGGGAGCGGCGGTACGCGTCCGTGGCGGACCTGGCGGAGCTCGCCGGCTGA
- a CDS encoding GH1 family beta-glucosidase, translated as MTVTFPPGFLWGAATSAYQVEGSLDADGRGRSVWEEFASRPGAVEGGGDGSRACDSYRRWREDVDLVAGLGLGAYRFSVAWSRVVPEGRGRVESRGLDHYERFVDALLERGVEPVLTLNHWDMPQALMADGGWAGRSSVDAFAEYADAVAARLGDRVTWWVTQNEPWIVQLLGYQLGLHAPGVADLAASVAAGHHVLLGHGAAADAIRAHAPAARTGCALSLFPCDPATGSDEDAAAAWGSDGYVNRWYLDPLAGRGYPADTRAHYERALGRSLDDIIRPGDEERIGGRQDWIGVNFYTRRVVAAAEPGPGRPFPWQVVGPSGDVQRTDEGWEVVPGALRDLLLRLHRENPGTPLMITENGGVFGDGPTHDGRVHDVRRTALLLGHLRAVHEAVEGGAPVVGYLHWSLLDNFEWSLGYRPRFGLVHVDYATGTRTVKDSGRVYAEIARTGTLPTALPEIPPFG; from the coding sequence GTGACCGTGACCTTCCCGCCCGGGTTCCTGTGGGGCGCCGCGACGTCCGCCTACCAGGTCGAGGGCAGCCTCGACGCCGACGGTCGCGGACGGTCCGTGTGGGAGGAGTTCGCGTCCCGGCCCGGTGCCGTCGAGGGCGGCGGCGACGGCTCCCGCGCCTGCGACTCGTACCGGCGGTGGCGTGAGGACGTCGACCTCGTGGCCGGCCTCGGCCTGGGGGCGTACCGGTTCTCCGTCGCGTGGTCCCGCGTCGTCCCGGAGGGCCGCGGGCGCGTCGAGTCCCGCGGGCTCGACCACTACGAGCGGTTCGTCGACGCGCTGCTGGAGCGCGGGGTCGAGCCGGTGCTGACCCTCAACCACTGGGACATGCCGCAGGCGCTCATGGCGGACGGCGGCTGGGCGGGGCGGTCGAGCGTCGACGCGTTCGCGGAGTACGCCGACGCGGTGGCCGCGCGCCTGGGGGACCGGGTGACGTGGTGGGTGACCCAGAACGAGCCGTGGATCGTGCAGCTGCTCGGCTACCAGCTCGGCCTGCACGCCCCGGGGGTGGCGGACCTGGCGGCGTCGGTCGCCGCCGGTCACCACGTGCTGCTCGGCCACGGCGCGGCCGCCGACGCGATCCGCGCCCACGCGCCCGCGGCCCGCACCGGCTGCGCCCTCAGCCTGTTCCCGTGCGACCCGGCGACCGGGTCGGACGAGGACGCCGCCGCCGCGTGGGGCTCGGACGGCTACGTGAACCGCTGGTACCTCGACCCGCTCGCGGGCCGCGGCTACCCGGCGGACACCCGCGCGCACTACGAGCGGGCGCTGGGACGGTCGCTGGACGACATCATCCGCCCCGGCGACGAGGAGCGGATCGGCGGCCGGCAGGACTGGATCGGCGTCAACTTCTACACCCGCCGCGTCGTGGCGGCCGCGGAGCCCGGCCCCGGCCGGCCGTTCCCGTGGCAGGTCGTGGGCCCGTCCGGTGACGTGCAGCGGACCGACGAGGGCTGGGAGGTCGTCCCCGGCGCCCTGCGGGACCTGCTGCTGCGGCTGCACCGCGAGAACCCCGGCACGCCGTTGATGATCACCGAGAACGGCGGCGTCTTCGGTGACGGGCCCACGCACGACGGCCGCGTGCACGACGTCCGGCGCACCGCCCTGCTGCTCGGGCACCTGCGGGCGGTGCACGAGGCGGTCGAGGGCGGCGCCCCCGTCGTCGGCTACCTGCACTGGTCGCTGCTCGACAACTTCGAGTGGTCGCTCGGCTACCGGCCCCGGTTCGGTCTGGTGCACGTGGACTACGCCACCGGCACGCGGACCGTGAAGGACTCCGGCCGGGTCTACGCGGAGATCGCCCGCACCGGCACGCTGCCCACCGCCCTGCCCGAGATCCCGCCGTTCGGCTGA
- a CDS encoding LacI family DNA-binding transcriptional regulator, which yields MDAVAQGTRGPVTAGRRATIKDVAEAADVSRSTASRALTGRGYVAPAVRDRVRRAAQTLGYVPDAMARNLRQQVSRSIGVLVSDLRNSFYADLAAGVSQQSRRRGYAMMLADDNGSVEAELEAAETFVALRVAGVILTPLSVEVTEYLARHRIPVIEVDRQFAEGTCDAVVVDNKSAAERVTAGLLAQGHRRVALLIDEMDWTTGRDRLVGYRSAFLAAGLPLDDRLVVRGGWDVGAAQGVARDLLGSPDRPTAVFAANNVLAEGVWRAAQGLGLRIPEDLSLVSFDDAPWMTMVRPGVTAVAQDAVALGEAAVAQMFDRIQSPESPVRTVMLSAAVAERGSTAPPASA from the coding sequence ATGGACGCCGTCGCGCAGGGGACGCGGGGCCCGGTGACCGCCGGGCGTCGCGCGACGATCAAGGACGTGGCCGAGGCGGCCGACGTCTCGCGCTCGACGGCGTCCCGCGCGCTCACCGGCCGCGGCTACGTCGCCCCCGCCGTGCGCGACCGGGTCCGCCGTGCCGCGCAGACCCTCGGCTACGTGCCCGACGCGATGGCCCGCAACCTGCGCCAGCAGGTCAGCCGCTCCATCGGCGTCCTGGTGTCCGACCTGCGCAACTCGTTCTACGCGGACCTCGCCGCAGGCGTCAGCCAGCAGTCCCGCCGCCGTGGCTACGCGATGATGCTCGCCGACGACAACGGGTCGGTCGAGGCCGAGCTCGAGGCCGCGGAGACGTTCGTCGCGCTGCGCGTCGCGGGCGTGATCCTCACGCCGCTGTCCGTCGAGGTCACCGAGTACCTCGCCCGGCACCGCATCCCCGTCATCGAGGTCGACCGGCAGTTCGCCGAGGGCACCTGCGACGCCGTGGTGGTCGACAACAAGTCCGCCGCGGAGCGCGTCACCGCCGGGCTGCTCGCGCAGGGCCACCGCCGCGTCGCGCTGCTCATCGACGAGATGGACTGGACGACGGGCCGCGACCGCCTGGTCGGGTACCGCTCGGCGTTCCTCGCGGCCGGCCTTCCGCTGGACGACCGGCTCGTGGTCCGTGGCGGGTGGGACGTCGGGGCCGCGCAGGGCGTCGCGCGCGACCTGCTCGGGTCGCCGGACCGGCCCACCGCGGTGTTCGCCGCGAACAACGTGCTCGCCGAGGGCGTGTGGCGCGCCGCCCAGGGCCTCGGGCTGCGCATCCCCGAGGACCTCAGCCTGGTGTCGTTCGACGACGCCCCCTGGATGACGATGGTCCGTCCCGGCGTGACGGCCGTCGCGCAGGACGCCGTCGCGCTCGGCGAGGCCGCCGTGGCCCAGATGTTCGACCGCATCCAGAGCCCCGAGTCGCCCGTGCGGACCGTGATGCTGTCCGCCGCCGTCGCCGAGCGCGGCTCGACGGCCCCGCCCGCCAGCGCCTGA
- a CDS encoding SIS domain-containing protein, producing MSDWLHAHLTAHTDVAHAMSGLAEQIRAAGELVRDTFAAGGTLYTFGNGGSAADAQHLTGELVGHYKRDRRPLPAVTLSTDPTSMTCIANDYAYDDVFARQVQALARPGDLVVAFTTSGRSPNVVGGLAAARANGATTLLLAGGDGGPAREHADHLLLVPSATTPRIQEMHTLVLHVISEMVDAWAADEAPTA from the coding sequence GTGTCTGACTGGCTGCACGCCCACCTGACCGCGCACACCGACGTCGCCCACGCGATGTCGGGCCTCGCGGAGCAGATCCGCGCCGCGGGCGAGCTCGTGCGCGACACGTTCGCCGCCGGCGGCACCCTCTACACGTTCGGCAACGGCGGCAGCGCCGCGGACGCCCAGCACCTCACCGGAGAGCTCGTCGGCCACTACAAGCGCGACCGCCGGCCGCTGCCCGCCGTCACGCTGAGCACCGACCCGACGTCCATGACCTGCATCGCGAACGACTACGCCTACGACGACGTGTTCGCCCGCCAGGTGCAGGCCCTCGCCCGGCCCGGGGACCTGGTGGTGGCGTTCACGACCAGCGGCCGGTCCCCGAACGTCGTCGGGGGGCTGGCGGCGGCGCGCGCGAACGGCGCGACCACGCTGCTGCTGGCCGGCGGCGACGGCGGGCCGGCTCGGGAGCACGCCGACCACCTGCTGCTGGTGCCGTCGGCCACCACCCCCCGCATCCAGGAGATGCACACGTTGGTGCTGCACGTCATCAGCGAGATGGTGGACGCCTGGGCCGCCGACGAGGCGCCCACCGCCTGA
- a CDS encoding FAD-dependent oxidoreductase, with protein sequence MTSADVVVAGATSAGVCAALAAAEAGASVVLLEAGRHVGGMTSGGLGYTDVGDVRVLGGMAARFRAEVAAHYGVPVGTYAGPEPHVAEGIFRRWLDHPRIQVVHDAELEAAEVRDATIVGVRTRDGRAWTGGAFVDATYEGDLLAFAGVPSSVGREDRSLHGEAFAGRREPVPGRHAFPAWVSPFTDDPSGGTAGAVLPQVRDVPMAPVGAGDGGVMSYGYRLCLTTAPDRVPVERRPGYDAAHWELGRRLFRHWAAEGYEPPAGALLGLEPNLPGGKADGNSLGPFSLSVLDGTAWEYPTAGRERREEIRLHHLHHAQDLLWFLTHDPAVPASVRRELGRWGLPRDEFADTGHLPHQLYVREARRMQGEVVLTEHDLRRPARWHDVVAMGSYHLDVREVQRTWRWVHEHPRPVGMVVTEGYLSVPVPPYPIPYRALVPRWEDCTNLVVPVCVSASHVAFSSVRMEPQYQMLGHVAGLAAARAVASGRAVQAVDVVSLQVELRAAGQVLALP encoded by the coding sequence ATGACCTCCGCCGACGTCGTGGTCGCCGGTGCCACCTCCGCCGGGGTGTGCGCCGCGCTCGCCGCCGCGGAGGCCGGCGCGTCCGTCGTGCTCCTCGAGGCCGGGCGGCACGTCGGCGGCATGACGTCGGGCGGCCTCGGCTACACCGACGTCGGCGACGTGCGGGTGCTGGGCGGCATGGCGGCCCGGTTCCGCGCCGAGGTGGCCGCGCACTACGGCGTGCCGGTCGGGACGTACGCCGGCCCGGAGCCGCACGTCGCGGAGGGGATCTTCCGGCGCTGGCTCGACCACCCGCGGATCCAGGTGGTGCACGACGCCGAGCTCGAGGCAGCCGAGGTCCGGGACGCCACGATCGTGGGCGTCCGCACCCGGGACGGGCGGGCGTGGACCGGCGGGGCGTTCGTCGACGCCACCTACGAGGGCGACCTGCTGGCGTTCGCGGGCGTGCCGTCGTCGGTCGGGAGAGAGGACCGGTCGCTGCACGGTGAGGCGTTCGCCGGGCGCCGCGAGCCGGTCCCGGGGCGGCACGCGTTCCCGGCGTGGGTGTCGCCGTTCACCGACGACCCGAGCGGCGGGACGGCCGGCGCGGTGCTGCCGCAGGTGCGCGACGTCCCGATGGCCCCCGTGGGGGCGGGCGACGGCGGGGTGATGTCCTACGGCTACCGGCTGTGCCTGACGACCGCCCCCGACCGCGTGCCCGTCGAGCGCCGCCCCGGCTACGACGCGGCGCACTGGGAGCTCGGCCGGCGGCTGTTCCGGCACTGGGCGGCCGAGGGGTACGAGCCGCCCGCGGGCGCGCTGCTGGGGCTGGAGCCGAACCTGCCCGGCGGCAAGGCCGACGGCAACTCGCTCGGCCCGTTCTCGCTGAGCGTCCTGGACGGCACCGCGTGGGAGTACCCGACCGCCGGCAGGGAGCGGCGCGAGGAGATCCGCCTGCACCACCTGCACCACGCGCAGGACCTGCTGTGGTTCCTCACGCACGACCCCGCCGTGCCCGCGTCGGTCCGCCGCGAGCTCGGCCGCTGGGGCCTGCCGCGCGACGAGTTCGCCGACACCGGACACCTGCCGCACCAGCTCTACGTGCGCGAGGCCCGCCGGATGCAGGGCGAGGTGGTGCTGACCGAGCACGACCTGCGCCGCCCGGCGCGCTGGCACGACGTGGTCGCCATGGGGTCGTACCACCTGGACGTCCGGGAGGTGCAGCGGACGTGGCGCTGGGTGCACGAGCACCCGCGGCCGGTCGGCATGGTGGTCACGGAGGGCTACCTGTCGGTCCCGGTGCCGCCGTACCCGATCCCCTACCGGGCGCTCGTGCCGCGGTGGGAGGACTGCACCAACCTCGTCGTCCCGGTCTGCGTCTCGGCCTCCCACGTCGCGTTCTCGTCCGTCCGGATGGAGCCGCAGTACCAGATGCTCGGGCACGTCGCCGGTCTCGCCGCGGCGCGCGCGGTGGCGTCCGGGCGCGCGGTGCAGGCGGTGGACGTGGTGTCGCTCCAGGTCGAGCTGCGGGCGGCCGGTCAGGTGCTCGCGCTGCCCTGA